From a region of the Chloroflexota bacterium genome:
- a CDS encoding amino acid adenylation domain-containing protein, which yields MWQLLAQLRAADIRIWLEGERLCYDAPPGALSEQLLSQLRQHKAELCQFLARTQPNLFAPIPRLEDDQPVALSFAQQRLWFLYEFAPTSTAYHLPAAIELNGELDREVLRLSFEQLIERHTILRSHVLWQDGQPLQQVAANWQLPWAFYDLHSANDPAAECQHVLLAAFEAPFDLTIAPSLRCVLVCLAERQHILLVVQHHWISDGWSIGIMIDELAHIYRATLNQQPHQLPALPVQYRDLAVWQRQQLQGTMLEQLLTYWRQQLADLPNLALPYEAQKPAQTVLTSIPVQLDRALVERLTSLNQTHGTTMFMSLLAGCFALLSRYTQQHDFAVGSPIAGRLRPEAEPLIGCFINSLVLRADLSGQPSFRQLLERVRQTSLAAYAHQELPFELLVEALQPERKLDQQPLFQALFALQNMPTGQLEAPNLVIKPYAFAQQAPQFPLSLILFEQAGQITGELNYDPQQLSQQFASQFAAHYGQFLAQLLAEPDTPIAQLKLLQQPEQATMLNLLNSNRQVYPINSSLVAHFTQQALATPQAIALSYAEQAISYQQLAEAANQLAYALLAQGVQPEQPIGLLCERSLQLIIGILGILKAGAAYLPLDPQLPTSRIEWMLADAHVNLIVTQNSLLHNIDSQSTTILNLDQLPIHNQSLLPTIHPDQLAYIIYTSGSTGQPKGTLLSHANVLRLFAATVTTIKPSANDVWSLFHSYAFDFSVWEIWGALLYGGRLVVVPSTTTRSPEAFSQLLADESVTVLNQTPSAFRQLLPQLTPAVAANLALRLIIFGGEALDLASLAAWYQAYPAPAPQLLNMYGITETTVHVTERWLELDDLIEAKASLIGQPIADLTIYLLDQHGQLVPQGAVGEIYVGGTGLARGYLKQAALTAQRFVPDPWSSTGARLYRSGDLARINQFGELEYLGRSDQQVKVRGFRIELGELEQAICRQVGVADCWAFVQKLDQHERLVVWVVPNQPALSIEQLRQALALELPHYLQPNLWLLCERLPLTNNGKRDYARLLAEFDVTFEQAPSIAPSNPIQALIAAIWHEILQQPIASIDQNFFEVGGNSLNAVLVLTRIRELLRVNLSLRSLFAQPTIRGVEQALLQQETKPGQTAKIAELVQKIKQATPEQRQQALASKRQERTVGE from the coding sequence ATGTGGCAATTGTTGGCCCAATTACGGGCAGCCGATATTCGGATTTGGCTTGAAGGCGAGCGTTTATGCTACGATGCCCCGCCAGGCGCACTGAGTGAGCAACTATTAAGCCAATTACGCCAGCATAAGGCTGAGCTATGCCAATTTTTGGCGCGAACTCAGCCCAATCTATTTGCACCGATTCCAAGGCTCGAAGATGATCAGCCTGTGGCGCTAAGCTTTGCCCAGCAACGGTTGTGGTTTTTGTATGAATTTGCCCCAACTAGCACGGCTTATCATCTTCCGGCAGCGATTGAACTCAACGGCGAGTTAGATCGTGAAGTCTTGCGCCTGAGTTTCGAGCAACTGATCGAACGCCATACCATTTTACGCAGCCATGTGCTGTGGCAGGATGGCCAGCCATTGCAACAGGTCGCCGCCAATTGGCAGTTGCCTTGGGCTTTTTATGATTTGCATTCGGCCAACGATCCTGCGGCCGAATGCCAGCACGTGTTATTGGCCGCCTTTGAAGCACCGTTTGATCTCACAATTGCGCCATCGCTGCGTTGCGTTTTAGTCTGCTTAGCAGAAAGACAACATATTCTCTTAGTTGTACAACACCATTGGATTAGCGATGGCTGGTCGATTGGGATCATGATCGACGAGCTAGCCCACATCTATCGAGCAACATTAAACCAACAACCGCATCAGCTGCCAGCCTTACCAGTGCAATATCGTGATTTAGCGGTCTGGCAGCGCCAACAATTACAGGGCACTATGTTAGAGCAATTGCTGACGTACTGGCGACAACAGTTGGCCGATTTGCCTAATTTGGCGTTGCCTTACGAAGCCCAAAAGCCCGCCCAAACGGTGTTAACGAGCATTCCTGTCCAACTTGATCGCGCCTTGGTCGAACGCTTAACCAGCTTGAACCAAACTCATGGCACGACCATGTTTATGAGCTTGTTGGCGGGCTGTTTTGCACTGTTAAGCCGTTATACGCAGCAACACGATTTTGCGGTTGGTTCGCCGATTGCTGGGCGTTTGCGGCCTGAAGCTGAGCCTTTAATCGGTTGTTTTATCAATAGTTTAGTGCTACGAGCCGATTTAAGTGGCCAACCCAGCTTTCGCCAATTGTTGGAGCGGGTACGCCAAACTAGCTTGGCAGCCTATGCCCACCAAGAATTGCCGTTTGAATTGCTGGTTGAAGCCTTGCAGCCTGAGCGCAAACTTGATCAACAACCCCTATTTCAAGCGCTATTTGCCTTGCAAAATATGCCAACCGGCCAGCTCGAAGCCCCAAATCTGGTGATCAAACCCTATGCCTTTGCCCAACAAGCACCGCAATTTCCGCTTAGCCTAATCTTGTTTGAGCAAGCGGGGCAGATTACGGGCGAGCTGAATTATGATCCACAACAGCTATCGCAGCAGTTTGCCAGCCAATTTGCCGCGCACTATGGCCAATTCTTGGCGCAGTTGTTGGCAGAACCAGATACCCCAATCGCTCAGCTGAAATTATTGCAGCAACCTGAACAGGCCACTATGCTCAATCTGCTGAATTCAAATCGGCAAGTTTACCCGATCAACAGCAGTTTAGTTGCGCATTTTACTCAACAAGCACTGGCAACACCCCAGGCAATTGCCCTGAGTTATGCCGAGCAAGCGATCAGCTATCAACAATTGGCCGAAGCTGCCAATCAATTGGCCTATGCGCTATTGGCCCAAGGTGTACAACCTGAACAACCAATCGGCTTGTTGTGTGAGCGTTCGCTGCAATTAATCATCGGCATTTTGGGGATTCTCAAGGCTGGAGCAGCCTATCTGCCGCTCGATCCTCAGTTGCCCACCAGCCGAATCGAATGGATGCTGGCCGATGCCCACGTTAATTTAATTGTTACTCAAAATAGTCTGTTGCACAATATTGATTCACAATCAACCACCATTCTCAACCTTGATCAACTTCCAATTCACAATCAATCACTCTTGCCAACTATCCATCCCGATCAACTTGCCTATATCATTTATACCTCTGGCTCAACTGGTCAACCCAAAGGCACGTTGTTGAGCCATGCCAATGTGTTGCGCTTATTCGCGGCAACAGTTACTACGATTAAACCCAGTGCCAATGATGTTTGGAGCTTATTCCATTCATATGCCTTTGATTTCTCAGTTTGGGAAATTTGGGGGGCATTGCTGTATGGCGGACGTTTAGTGGTTGTGCCAAGTACCACAACTCGCTCACCCGAAGCGTTCAGCCAATTGTTGGCAGACGAATCGGTAACTGTGCTTAATCAAACGCCCTCGGCTTTTCGTCAACTATTGCCCCAACTCACGCCAGCGGTGGCAGCGAATTTGGCGCTGCGCTTGATCATCTTTGGTGGCGAGGCGCTTGATCTGGCCAGCCTCGCCGCTTGGTATCAAGCCTATCCTGCGCCCGCGCCGCAACTGCTCAATATGTATGGCATCACCGAAACTACGGTGCATGTAACTGAGCGTTGGCTGGAGCTTGATGACTTGATCGAGGCAAAAGCCAGTCTAATCGGCCAGCCAATCGCCGATTTAACCATATATCTGCTCGATCAACATGGCCAACTTGTGCCTCAAGGTGCAGTCGGCGAGATCTATGTGGGCGGGACAGGTTTGGCGCGGGGCTACCTCAAGCAAGCGGCGTTGACGGCCCAACGCTTTGTACCTGATCCATGGTCAAGCACTGGGGCACGGCTCTACCGCAGCGGCGATTTGGCTCGGATTAATCAATTTGGCGAGCTAGAATACCTTGGGCGTAGCGATCAGCAAGTCAAAGTGCGCGGCTTTCGGATTGAGCTGGGCGAACTTGAACAAGCGATTTGTCGCCAAGTAGGAGTTGCCGATTGCTGGGCGTTTGTGCAAAAACTTGATCAACACGAGCGCTTAGTAGTTTGGGTTGTGCCAAATCAGCCAGCGCTTAGCATTGAACAACTGCGCCAAGCGCTGGCTCTTGAGCTGCCCCATTATCTACAACCCAATCTCTGGCTGCTGTGTGAACGCTTGCCGCTTACCAACAATGGCAAGCGCGATTATGCCCGTTTGCTAGCAGAATTTGACGTAACGTTTGAGCAAGCACCAAGTATTGCTCCGAGTAATCCAATTCAAGCGCTGATTGCAGCAATTTGGCATGAGATTTTGCAGCAACCAATTGCCAGCATTGATCAAAACTTTTTCGAGGTTGGCGGTAATTCGTTGAATGCGGTTTTGGTGCTAACCCGCATTCGCGAATTATTACGGGTCAATCTGAGTTTGCGCAGCCTATTTGCCCAACCAACCATTCGCGGCGTTGAACAAGCCCTATTACAACAAGAAACCAAGCCTGGCCAAACTGCCAAAATTGCCGAGTTGGTGCAAAAAATTAAGCAAGCTACACCTGAGCAGCGCCAACAAGCCTTAGCATCCAAGCGCCAAGAACGGACGGTCGGCGAATGA